One Dama dama isolate Ldn47 chromosome 18, ASM3311817v1, whole genome shotgun sequence DNA window includes the following coding sequences:
- the LOC133072832 gene encoding ferritin light chain-like, giving the protein MSSQIRQNYSTGLVNMQLWASYTYLSLGFYFYRDDVALKGVGHFFRELAKEKREGVERLLKLQNQHGSRALFLDVQKPSQDEWGKTQDAMKAALLVEKNLNQALLDLHGLASACGDPHICDFLENHFLDEEVKLIKKMGDHLTNLRRLAGPQAGLGEYLFERLTLKHD; this is encoded by the coding sequence ATGAGCTCCCAGATTCGTCAGAATTATTCCACCGGCCTGGTTAACATGCAACTGTGGGCCTCCTACACCTACCTCTCTCTGGGCTTCTATTTCTACCGCGACGATGTGGCTCTGAAGGGTGTGGGTCACTTTTTTCGCGAATTGGCCAAGGAGAAGCGCGAGGGCGTGGAGCGTCTCTTGAAATTGCAAAACCAGCATGGCAGCCGCGCCCTCTTCCTGGACGTGCAGAAGCCATCTCAAGATGAGTGGGGTAAAACCCAGGACGCTATGAAAGCCGCCCTTCTCGTAGAGAAGAACCTGAATCAAGCCCTGTTGGATCTGCATGGCCTGGCTTCTGCCTGCGGAGACCCCCACATCTGTGATTTCCTCGAGAACCACTTTCTAGATGAGGAAGTGAAACTCATCAAGAAGATGGGTGACCACCTGACCAACCTCCGCAGGCTGGCTGGTCCCCAGGCTGGGTTGGGCGAGTATCTCTTCGAGAGGCTCACCCTCAAGCACGACTAG